Proteins found in one Luteimonas chenhongjianii genomic segment:
- a CDS encoding O-methyltransferase, translated as MTKQAFSYAVRPGKFIDRALFVELLQHVDRYVSVRRAAYIGFGGPCLEDHRVIHSAFGIKKLVSIERDGDIFRQQIFNKPLREIRCLNMDAKDFLDEFDAEMARAKIAPSLNKIAWLDYEAPGELMHQLQSLQALIKLLDDGDVVRITLNANASSLGGHQEGEAEEDFRARRMEKLMARLGDFAPEGISAESTQHAGYYKVLLSAVRVAASRATANSGRTFLPLLTVHYSDGQAMLTVSGVVLQDGNVSSFLRASDLKSWAHYAGNWAEAEKVSEAPSLTLRERFHFDQVMMRSTGKLPSRLAYLEKIQSSTPKKLIARYRRYQRFFPKFQNVDI; from the coding sequence ATGACAAAGCAGGCTTTCTCGTACGCGGTACGGCCTGGGAAATTTATCGATAGAGCTTTGTTCGTCGAGCTTCTGCAGCATGTGGACCGATATGTTTCAGTTAGGAGGGCGGCTTATATCGGGTTTGGTGGGCCGTGTTTGGAGGACCACCGGGTTATTCACAGCGCGTTCGGCATCAAGAAGCTCGTGTCAATTGAGCGGGACGGAGATATCTTTAGGCAGCAGATTTTCAATAAGCCGCTTCGTGAAATAAGATGCTTGAACATGGATGCAAAGGACTTCTTGGACGAGTTCGATGCCGAGATGGCTAGAGCAAAAATCGCGCCTAGTCTTAATAAGATCGCCTGGCTTGATTACGAGGCTCCTGGTGAACTAATGCATCAACTGCAGTCTCTCCAGGCGCTTATTAAGCTACTTGACGACGGCGATGTCGTTCGAATCACATTGAATGCAAACGCGTCGTCCTTGGGCGGTCACCAAGAAGGCGAAGCTGAGGAAGATTTTCGTGCGAGACGAATGGAGAAGCTAATGGCTAGGCTGGGAGATTTCGCGCCTGAGGGAATCTCTGCCGAATCAACGCAACATGCTGGATATTACAAAGTCCTTCTCAGCGCTGTCCGGGTTGCCGCATCTCGCGCGACTGCAAACTCAGGCAGGACTTTCCTTCCATTGCTCACTGTGCATTATTCGGATGGACAAGCAATGCTGACGGTCTCTGGTGTCGTACTGCAGGACGGCAACGTGTCTAGCTTCTTGCGCGCCTCGGATTTAAAGAGTTGGGCTCACTACGCGGGCAACTGGGCTGAAGCGGAAAAAGTCTCTGAGGCACCTAGCTTGACGCTGAGGGAGCGCTTTCATTTCGATCAAGTCATGATGCGCTCGACCGGAAAATTGCCCTCAAGACTGGCGTACCTTGAAAAAATTCAAAGCTCGACTCCTAAGAAGTTGATCGCTCGCTACAGGAGATACCAGAGATTCTTTCCGAAATTCCAAAATGTGGATATCTAG